The DNA window AAGGGCCACGAATACTTCCTGCGCCACTACCTCGGCACACACGACAACGCCATCGCCGAGGAGATAGCCGCTGGTTCAACCGCTGAAGTCGTCTGGCGCGACAAAGCCCCCCAGGGCAAGATGGACCTCGTCATCGATGTCAACTTCCGGATGGACACCTCGGCGCTCTATTCCGACATCATCCTGCCCGCTGCAACCTGGTATGAGAAAGCCGACCTCAACTCTACCGACCTGCATAGTTTCATCCATCCCCTCTCGGCGGCTGTTCCACCCTGTTGGGAGACCAAGAGCGATTGGCAGACCTTCCGCGCCATTGCGAAAAAGGTCGCCGAGTTGGCCCGGCGGCACCTGCCGGAGCCGGTGAAGGACCTGATCGCTTCGCCGCTGGCGCACGACACCGCTGCCGAGATCGCCCAGCCGGTTATGAAGGATTGGCTCGCTGCAGGTGAAGTCCCCCTCCCCGGTAAGACGATGCCCGGGCTCAAGGTCGTAAGCCGCGACTATACGAAGATCTACGAGCAATACGGCGCCTTTGGGCCACTCGCGCGCGACAACGGCCTCGGAGCGCACGGGACGCACTACCAGATCAAAGACGTCTATGAGGAGGCGGCAAAATCGCTCCCCACGGTCGTCGTCGGCGAGGAGCGGCTGCTCTCGATTGCCGAAGACGAACAGTCCTGCAATATCATCCTTCACTTCGCCACCGTCACCAATGGCGAACTGGCCTATCGCTCTTACAAGAATATGGAAGCGAAGGTCGGCCTGCCTCTGACGCCGCTGGTGGAACGTTATCGCGGCGTTCGCACCGATTACAAAGGTCTGCAGACGCGCCCCTTCCGGTTCGTCAACAGCCCGATGTGGTCCGGACTGATCGAAAATGGCCGCGCTTACAGCCCCTTCACTTACAACGTCGAAGCCCTCGTGCCGTGGCGCACCCTGACCGGCCGTCAGCACTTCTATCTCGACCATCCCGGTTACATCCAGTTTGGCGAGCACCTGCCGACCTACAAACCGAAGCCGCTGCCGGTGCAGTATGCCGACCTGATGTTCACCTCGAACAACCGGCAACCCGATCCGGATGGCACATCGCCGCGCGCCGTGATGCTCAACTACCTGACGCCGCACGGCAAGTGGCATATACACTCGACCTACGGCGACAACCAGCGGATGACGACCCTTTCGCGCGGCGTCGAGCCGTTCTGGATCAGCGAAGAAGACGCCGCCGCCATCGGCATCAACGACAACGACTGGGTCGAAGTCCACAACGACCACGGCGTCGTCGTCACGCGGGCGGTCGTCTCAGCGCGCATCCCAAAGGGCATTTGCATCCAGTATCACTCGCCGGAGCGGACCTATTCGGTGCCGAAATCGCCGCTTCGCAACGGCCGGCGGGCCGGCGGTCATAACAGCCTGACCCGGACGCGCCTCAAGCCGAATCTGATGGTCGGCGGTTACGGCCAGTTCACCTATCACTTCAACTATTGGGGCCCCGTCGGCTGCCAGCGCGACACCCACATTCTGGTGCGCAAACTGCCGGAGTTGAAGTGGTAACCCAATATACCCGTGCGGGAGGATGCCCTCGTCCGCCTGCCAGCAACCGGACGAGGGCGTCCGGTTGCACACCCAACTGGATTCCCGCCTGCGCGGGAATGACAACTCACTGAGAGCACAATGAACGTTCGCTCGCAAACATCGATGGTTTTCCACCTCGACAAGTGCATCGGCTGCCATACTTGCTCGATCGCTTGCAAAAATATCTGGACCGATCGCAAGGGCGCCGAGTATATGTGGTGGAACAACGTCGAAACCAAGCCCGGAGGGGGCTACCCGACCCGGTGGGAAGATCAGTCGAAGTTCGCAGGTGGGTGGGAAAAGTCGAACGGCGATATCCGTCTCCGCTCGACCGGGCGGGGCCGGATCGTCCCGAACATCTTCCACAACCCGCATATGCCGTCGATCGACGACTACTACGAGCCGTGGACTTACGATTACAAAGCCCTCTTCGACTCGCCAGAAGGCCCCGACCAGCCGACCGCGCGGCCGATCTCGATGATCACCGGTGAGCCGATCGACATCGAGTCCGGCCCCAACTGGGACGACGACCTGGGCGGTTCGCCGGTCTATGCCCGCAACGACCCCAACCTCGAGGCCCTCGACCCGGTCGTCCAGCAGCAACTCTTCGCCGTCGAGCGGCTCGTCTTCTTCTACTTCCCGCGCATCTGCAACCACTGCCTCAACCCGGCATGCGTCGCAGCGTGCCCGTCGGGAGCGCTCTACAAGCGCGGCGAAGACGGCATCGTCCTGCTCGATCAGAAACGTTGTCGCGCCTGGCGGTCGTGCGTCGCGGCGTGCCCTTATAAGAAAACCTTCTTCAACTGGCACACCGGCAAGTCCGAGAAGTGCATCCTCTGCTTCCCCCGCATAGAGACCGGCCAGGCACCGGCTTGCTTCCACTCCTGCGTCGGGCGGATTCGCTACCTCGGCGTCTTGCTCTACGACGCCTCGCGCCTCCACGACGTCGCCAACCTGCCCGACGCCGAACTGATCGACGGCCACCGTGAACTAATCCTCGATCCGCACCGCAGCGAGGTCGTCGAAGCCGCTCTTCGGTCGGGCGTCAGCGAGGCGATGATCGAAGCCGCGCAGAAGTCGCCTGTCTATCAGTTCGTCAAGGTCTGGAAGATGGCTCTCCCGCCGCACATCGAATATCGCACATTGCCGATGCTCTTCTATGTCCCGCCGATGTCTCCGGTGATGGCGTCGCGGCAGGAGAACGGCGTCGAAATGACCTCATCCGACCTCTTCCACGACATCAACCAATCGCGGGTGCCGGTGCAGTTCCTCGCCAGCCTCCTGGGCGCCGGTCAGGAAGGCAAGGTGCTCTACGCCCTGCGCAAACAGAAAGCCGTCCGCTGGTGGCGGCGGGCACTCACCGTCGGCGATGTGTCGCAGGAGACCGCCATCCGGATGCTGAAGGAAGCCGACTGCACCCCCGATGAAGCGGAGGCGATTTACAAACTGACCAGCCTCTGCACCTTCGACGACCGCTTCGTCATCCCGCC is part of the Calditrichota bacterium genome and encodes:
- the narH gene encoding nitrate reductase subunit beta encodes the protein MNVRSQTSMVFHLDKCIGCHTCSIACKNIWTDRKGAEYMWWNNVETKPGGGYPTRWEDQSKFAGGWEKSNGDIRLRSTGRGRIVPNIFHNPHMPSIDDYYEPWTYDYKALFDSPEGPDQPTARPISMITGEPIDIESGPNWDDDLGGSPVYARNDPNLEALDPVVQQQLFAVERLVFFYFPRICNHCLNPACVAACPSGALYKRGEDGIVLLDQKRCRAWRSCVAACPYKKTFFNWHTGKSEKCILCFPRIETGQAPACFHSCVGRIRYLGVLLYDASRLHDVANLPDAELIDGHRELILDPHRSEVVEAALRSGVSEAMIEAAQKSPVYQFVKVWKMALPPHIEYRTLPMLFYVPPMSPVMASRQENGVEMTSSDLFHDINQSRVPVQFLASLLGAGQEGKVLYALRKQKAVRWWRRALTVGDVSQETAIRMLKEADCTPDEAEAIYKLTSLCTFDDRFVIPPEHREEAIEAMQDPFERRTEAGFGFLSGPRRGL